One segment of Castanea sativa cultivar Marrone di Chiusa Pesio chromosome 3, ASM4071231v1 DNA contains the following:
- the LOC142629313 gene encoding chitinase-like protein 1: MQKMEYKWIVPFTILAFILVLVNCGNSYYRGPYVLKSCPRCHTRTDHCCMLMKEGEGICCNGSVCHNVQTAQFNRMSRYDRRPFKPSKNKPSSWSKEFWNYMSFITAAAQYQPSGFGTTYKDGGNVSLGKMEVAALLAHIGSKVTCDDKGYVSRPVTCGLCNYEEKNTSFHYCDEHYKDIYPCAPGVAYYGRGALPIYWNYNYGEATKDLNVDLLNHPEYIEKNATLAFLVAIWRWMTPIKENQPSAHDVFIGDWKPTKNDSLAKRVSGFGTTMNVLYGDLVCGKGNNEKSMNNIIKYYLHYLNLTGVNPNKAGPHELLSCADQLPFNPSVALYP; the protein is encoded by the exons ATGCAAAAAATGGAGTATAAATGGATTGTACCATTTACAATATTGGCTTTTATATTAGTGCTAGTGAATTGTGGCAACTCTTATTACCGTGGTCCTTATGTTCTGAAGAGCTGTCCTCGCTGCCACACACGTACAGATCACTGCTGTATGTTGATGAAGGAAGGCGAAGGAATATGCTGCAACGGGAGTGTTTGTCATAACGTCCAGACTGCCCAGTTTAACCGTATGAGTCGGTATGACCGTCGACCATTCAAACCTTCTAAGAATAAGCCGTCGTCTTGGTCAAAAGAATTCTGGAACTACATGTCTTTTATCACTGCCGCAGCTCAGTACCAGCCTTCTGGCTTTGGTACTACCTACAAGGACGGGGGGAATGTTTCCCTTGGAAAAATGGAAGTCGCAGCATTACTTGCACATATCGGCAGCAAAGTAACCT GTGACGACAAAGGGTACGTTTCTAGACCTGTAACTTGCGGTTTATGCAATTACGAGGAAAAGAATACCAGCTTTCATTATTGTGATGAGCACTACAAAGACATTTATCCATGTGCACCTGGAGTTGCATATTATGGTCGGGGTGCTCTACCTATCTATTG GAACTACAATTATGGAGAAGCCACTAAAGATTTGAACGTGGATTTGTTAAACCATCCAGAATACATAGAAAAAAATGCTACCTTGGCCTTCCTGGTTGCAATTTGGAGGTGGATGACgccaataaaagaaaatcaaccTTCAGCACACGATGTCTTTATTGGCGACTGGAAACCCACCAAGAATGACAGTTTGGCCAAGAGAGTTTCAGGTTTCGGTACTACCATGAATGTGCTCTATGGTGATCTTGTTTGTGGTAAAGGTAATAATGAGAAGTCCATGAACAACATCATCAAATATTACCTACATTACCTTAATCTTACAGGTGTTAACCCAAACAAAGCAGGACCTCATGAATTGCTTAGTTGTGCTGACCAGCTTCCTTTCAATCCATCTGTTGCCTTATATCCTTGA